In Sorghum bicolor cultivar BTx623 chromosome 10, Sorghum_bicolor_NCBIv3, whole genome shotgun sequence, one genomic interval encodes:
- the LOC8070875 gene encoding protein disulfide isomerase-like 1-5 encodes MRARRVGPLLLLAVLALAAASSAARLDLDDDDDSGVLDELLAIDEEAERGGLDAAGGGAAEAVRRAQSMVLVLDNDNARRAVEDHAELLLLGYAPWCERSAQLMPRFAEAAAALRAMGSAVAFAKLDGERYPKAAAAVGVRGFPTVLLFVNGTEHAYQGLHTKDAIVTWVRKKTGVPVIRLQSKESAEEFLKKDQTFVIGLFKNFEGAEHEEFVKAATTDNEVQFVETSDTSVAKVLFPGITSVEKFVGLVKSEPEKFEKFDGEFEEKAILRFVELNKFPLITVFTELNSGKVYSSPIKLQVFTFSEAYDFEDLESMVEEIARAFKTKIMFIYVDTAEENLAKPFLTLYGLESEKRPTVTAFDTSNGAKYLMEADINAKNLREFCLSLLDGTLPPYHKSEPVPQEKGLVEKVVGRTFDSSVLESHQNVFLEVHTPWCVDCEAISKNVEKLAKHFNGLDNLKFARIDASVNEHPKLKVNNYPGLFLFLAEDKSKPIKLSKKSSVKDMAKLIKEKLQISDVETVAAPDNVKDDVETVAAPDSVKDEL; translated from the exons ATGAGGGCGCGTCGGGTCGGGCCGCTTCTGCTGCTCGCGGTCCTGGCGCTCGCCGCCGCGTCGTCGGCGGCGCGGCTGGAcctggacgacgacgacgactcggGCGTGCTGGACGAGCTGCTGGCCATCGACGAGGAGGCGGAGCGGGGCGGGCTGGACGCGGCGGGTGGGGGCGCCGCGGAGGCGGTGCGGCGGGCGCAGTCGATGGTGCTGGTCCTCGACAACGACAACGCGCGCCGCGCCGTGGAGGACCACGCGGAGCTGCTCCTGCTCGGGTACGCGCCGTGGTGCGAGCGCAGCGCGCAGCTCATGCCCCGGTTCGCcgaggccgccgccgcgctgCGCGCCATGGGCAGCGCCGTCGCATTCGCGAAGCTCGACGGGGAGCGTTACCCGAAggcggccgccgccgtcggggTCAGGGGCTTCCCCACCGTGCTCCTCTTCGTCAATGGCACCGAGCACGCCTACCAAGGTCTCCACACCAA GGACGCCATAGTTACTTGGGTAAGAAAGAAGACTGGTGTGCCAGTCATTAGGCTTCAGTCTAAGGAGTCAGCTGAGGAGTTCCTCAAAAAGGACCAGACCTTTGTTATTGGTCTATTCAAGAATTTTGAG GGAGCAGAACATGAAGAATTTGTGAAGGCAGCAACCACAGACAATGAAGTACAGTTTGTAGAAACCAGTGATACAAGTGTTGCCAAAGTTCTTTTTCCAGGTATTACATCCGTGGAGAAATTTGTGGGCCTTGTTAAAAgcgagccagagaagtttgaaAAGTTTG atggagaatttgaagAAAAGGCAATTTTGCGGTTTGTGGAGCTCAACAAGTTTCCCCTAATTACTGTATTCACTGAGCTCAATTCGGGCAAAGTATATTCAAGCCCTATTAAGCTACAG GTCTTCACCTTTTCAGAGGCTTATGATTTCGAAGATCTTGAATCTATGGTTGAAGAAATAGCCAGAGCATTCAAGACAAAG ATAATGTTTATATATGTGGACACTGCTGAAGAAAACCTTGCAAAACCATTCCTCACTCTTTATGGCCTTGAATCGGAAAAGAGGCCTACT GTTACAGCATTTGATACAAGCAATGGAGCCAAGTATCTGATGGAGGCAGATATCAATGCAAAGAACCTGAGG GAGTTCTGCTTAAGCCTTCTGGATGGCACACTGCCGCCGTACCACAAATCAGAACCAGTGCCTCAAGAG AAGGGACTTGTTGAAAAGGTTGTTGGTCGTACATTTGATTCTTCTGTGCTGGAAAGTCATCAAAACGTCTTCCTTGAG GTTCATACACCTTGGTGTGTTGACTGTGAAGCGATAAGTAAAAATGTTGAGAAGTTGGCCAAGCATTTTAATGGTTTGGACAATCTTAAATTTGCACGCATAGATGCTTCTGTGAATGAACATCCCAAATTGAAG GTGAACAATTACCCAGGGCTATTCCTTTTTCTTGCTGAAGACAAAAGCAAGCCG ATCAAGCTTTCAAAGAAATCAAGTGTCAAGGACATGGCCAAACTCATCAAGGAGAAG
- the LOC8070876 gene encoding subtilisin-like protease SBT6.1, which translates to MKKRLAYAALLPLLLLALRILPLPLPSGSPNRSGGRVGGEGEETPPASSRHVVRFLEYRRAEEHREYLDAGLRGAGAGAPAPAAAAWRWVERRNPAAAFPTDFAVLEIRDAHREAVVAAVQALGRVRDVHADATYSRSPLSASADRSRPPPRRGKLFTAMSFEGEEEGGGEGEAGNSSSATWGRRVLLQRSQVTSLFGAERLWGRGFTGKKVKMAIFDTGIRADHPHFRNIKERTNWTNEDTLNDNLGHGTFVAGVIAGQDAECPGFAPDTEIYAFRVFTDAQISYTSWFLDAFNYAIATGMDVLNLSIGGPDYLDLPFVEKVWELTANNIIMVSAIGNDGPLYGTLNNPADQSDVIGVGGIDYNNHIASFSSRGMTTWELPHGYGRVKPDVVAYSRDIIGSKISTGCKTLSGTSVASPVVAGVVCLLVSVIPEDKRKLILNPAAMKQALVEGASKLSGPNMYEQGAGKLDLWQSYEILKNYQPRASIFPTMLDFTDCPYFWPFCRQPMYAGAMPVIFNATILNGMGVIGYVKDQPLWQPSEDIGNLLSVHFTYSDVIWPWTGYLALHLQVKDEGSQFSGIISGNVTLTIYTPAAHGESSPRSSTCVLHLKIKVVPTPVRSKRILWDQYHNIKYPSGYVPRDSLNVHNDILDWHGDHLHTNFHILFNMLRDAGYYIETLGSPLTCFDASNYGTLLMVDLEDEYFDEEIQKLRDDVIHKGLGIAVFAEWYHVDTMVKMTFFDENTRSWWTPITGGANIPAINELLAPFGIALGDKILTGDFSINGEQTHYASGTDIVQFPAGGFLHSFQLQENSKTVQDHIGTLDTESTQGKSKLSSILGVMEAGEGRIAVYGDSNCLDSSHMVTNCYWLLRKILEFTGNRVKDPVLFSEAAQLKFPVFENIHQPSRRTDVNFSTYSTVVGKELICYQDSRFEVWGTKGYGVQPTGTSRKLPEYQMHESSSSPNVTIQTTDSRQDKVERLQRNLSTPNVAKFDDKRDYFGFIGHEEVDIGMSMASQWMVPCFAATACLMLYLSCRMQQKRRRRRKGSVASASRLTSMV; encoded by the exons ATGAAGAAGCGGCTAGCGTACGCGGCCTTGCTCCCACTGCTCCTCCTCGCGCTCCGCAtcctgcccctgcccctgccctcCGGCTCCCCCAACCGCAGCGGCGGCCGCGTCGGCGGTGAGGGGGAAGAAACACCGCCCGCGTCGTCCAGGCACGTGGTGCGGTTCCTGGAGTACCGCCGCGCGGAGGAGCACCGGGAGTACCTGGACGCGGGGCTccgtggcgccggcgccggcgcccccgcccccgcggcggcggcgtggcggTGGGTGGAGCGGCGGAACCCCGCGGCCGCGTTCCCCACCGACTTCGCGGTGCTAGAGATCCGCGACGCGCACCGCGAGGCCGTCGTGGCGGCGGTGCAGGCGCTCGGCCGCGTGCGGGACGTGCACGCCGATGCCACCTACTCGCGGTCCCCCCTGTCGGCGTCGGCGGATAGGTCCCGACCGCCTCCCCGGCGGGGCAAGCTGTTCACCGCCATGTCGTtcgagggggaggaggagggtgGCGGAGAGGGAGAGGCGGGCAATTCGTCTTCTGCTACATGGGGGCGGAGGGTTCTTTTGCAG AGATCACAAGTTACATCACTTTTTGGAGCTGAACGATTATGGGGAAGAGGCTTCACTGGCAAGAAAGTGAAAATGGCCATTTTTGACACTGGTATTCGGGCCGATCATCCACACTTTCGCAATATTAAG GAGCGCACAAATTGGACAAATGAAGACACACTAAATGATAACCTTGGCCATGGAACATTTGTAGCAGGAGTTATTGCTGGCCAAGATGCAGAATGCCCTGGATTCGCACCTGATACCGAGATATATGCTTTTCGAGTCTTCACAGATGCCCAG ATATCCTACACATCATGGTTCTTGGATGCATTTAACTACGCGATAGCTACCGGTATGGATGTTTTGAACTTGAGCATTGGTGGACCTGATTACCTGGATCTCCCCTTTGTGGAAAAG GTCTGGGAGCTCACAGCAAACAACATTATTATGGTATCAGCTATTGGAAATGACGGGCCTCTTTATGGCACATTAAACAACCCAGCTGATCAAAGCGATGTTATTGGTGTTGGTGGTATTGATTACAATAACCATATAGCTTCATTTTCCTCAAGAGGCATGACTACGTGGGAACTTCCTCATGG TTATGGTCGTGTGAAACCTGATGTTGTTGCATATAGTCGAGATATAATTGGATCGAAGATCAGCACAGGCTGTAAGACCCTTTCAGGCACCAGTGTAGCAAGCCCGGTGGTTGCTGGTGTAGTATGCTTGCTTGTTAGTGTTATACCTGAAGACAAGCGGAAATTGATCCTCAACCCTGCTGCTATGAAACAGGCCCTTGTTGAGGGTGCTTCTAAACTTTCAGGTCCGAACATGTATGAACAAGGTGCTGGCAAGCTTGATCT CTGGcagtcatatgaaatcttgaaaaattaccAACCACGTGCAAGCATATTTCCTACTATGCTTGACTTCACTGACTGTCCATATTTCTGGCCTTTTTGTCGTCAACCTATGTATGCTGGAGCTATGCCAGTAATCTTCAATGCTACAATTCTGAATGGGATGGGGGTGATTGGTTATGTAAAGGATCAGCCTTTATGGCAACCTTCTGAGGATATTGGCAATCTTCTTAGTGTTCACTTCACCTACTCAGATGTCATCTGGCCCTGGACGGGATATCTTGCTCTACATTTGCAAGTTAAAGATGAGGGTTCTCAGTTTTCAGGCATAATTAGTGGCAACGTTACTCTGACTATTTATACCCCAGCAGCTCATGGAGAAAGCAGCCCACGGAGTAGTACATGTGTTCTTCACTTGAAGATCAAGGTAGTTCCAACACCTGTTAGGTCAAAAAGGATATTGTGGGACCAATATCATAATATTAAGTATCCCTCGGGATATGTTCCAAGGGATTCCCTTAATGTTCATAATGATATCCTTGACTGGCATGGTGACCACTTGCACACGAACTTTCACATTCTGTTCAACATGTTAAGAGATGCAGGGTACTATATTGAGACACTTGGATCACCACTTACTTGCTTTGATGCTAGCAATTATGGGACATTGCTTATGGTTGATCTTGAGGATGAATACTTTGATGAAGAGATTCAGAAACTTAGGGATGATGTTATACACAAGGGACTTGGTATTGCTGTTTTTGCTGAGTGGTACCATGTTGATACAATGGTTAAGATGACATTCTTTGATgagaatacccgaagttggtGGACTCCAATTACTGGAGGTGCAAATATTCCTGCAATTAATGAACTTCTGGCACCATTTGGCATTGCTTTGGGGGACAAAATACTTACTGGTGACTTCTCAATCAATGGTGAGCAGACCCACTATGCTTCTGGAACTGATATAGTGCAATTTCCAGCGGGAGGTTTCTTGCATAGCTTCCAGCTCCAGGAAAACTCAAAGACGGTGCAAGATCACATAGGAACACTGGATACAGAAAGCACCCAGGGGAAAAGCAAG CTCTCCTCAATTCTTGGAGTGATGGAAGCAGGGGAAGGGAGGATTGCAGTCTATGGTGATTCAAATTGTCTTGACAGTAGTCACATGGTAACAAACTGCTAttggcttttgagaaaaatattggAGTTCACTGGCAACAGAGTGAAAGATCCTGTCCTTTTCTCAGAGGCAGCACAGTTAAAGTTTCCAGTTTTTGAGAATATCCATCAGCCATCACGTAGAACAGATGTAAACTTTTCAACATACTCAACAGTTGTTGGCAAGGAATTGATTTGCTACCAAGATTCCCGGTTTGAGGTTTGGGGAACAAAAGGTTATGGTGTCCAACCAACAGGCACATCAAGAAAGCTTCCAGAGTACCAGATGCATGAAAGTTCTAGTTCTCCCAATGTAACAATACAAACTACTGACAGTAGACAAGATAAAGTTGAAAGGCTTCAAAGAAATCTTTCGACACCAAACGTTGCTAAATTTGATGATAAAAGAGATTATTTTGGATTTATTGGTCATGAGGAG gttgacataGGAATGTCAATGGCAAGCCAATGGATGGTACCTTGCTTCGCTGCCACTGCTT GCCTTATGTTGTATCTTAGTTGTAGAATGCAACAAAAACGCCGCCGGCGAAGGAAAGGTTCGGTGGCTAGTGCTAGTCGGCTAACAAGTATGGTATAA
- the LOC8071378 gene encoding uncharacterized protein LOC8071378 — MAAARLRCAAAIAIATAVPAAAALPLPLALRRHRAFRRVPAAAVCLRFSSCRIPAPPRRAAAAMSSLAAAAQRTEHEAGAWFAVPGLSLRDHRFAVPLDHSSPDRGDTITVFAREVVAAGKEDVSLPYLLYLQGGPGFESPRPTEAGGWLKKACEDHRVVLLDQRGTGLSTPLTPSSLSQITSPAKQVEYLKHFRADNIVKDAEIIRLRLVPDAKPWTVLGQSYGGFCAVTYLSFAPEGLKSVLLTGGLPPLGEPCTADTVYRACFKQVQQQNEKYYKRYPQDIEVVHEVVRYLSESEGGGVLLPSGGRLTPKMLQCLGLSGLGSGSGFERLHYLLERVWDPALVAGAKKSISYYFLKEFEMWLGFDQNPLYALLHESIYCEGSSSKWSAEKIHGEYGSLFDPIKATEEGRAVYFTGEMVFPCLFDEIPALRDLKEAAHLLAEKEDWPPLYDVSVLNNNKVPVAAAVYYEDMYVNFNIAKETASQIRGIRLWVTNEYMHSGIRDGGSHVFEHLMGLLNGKKPLF; from the exons ATGGCCGCAGCAAGACTCCGGTGCGCGGCCGCCATCGCCATCGCCACAGCTgtccccgccgccgcggcgctccCGCTCCCGCTCGCGCTTCGCCGCCACCGGGCCTTCCGCCGCGTCCCCGCGGCGGCCGTTTGCCTCCGGTTCTCGTCGTGCCGGATCCCGGCGCCGCCGAGGAGAGCAGCCGCGGCCATGTCGTCgttagcggcggcggcgcagagGACGGAGCACGAGGCCGGCGCGTGGTTTGCGGTGCCGGGCCTCAGCCTCCGCGACCACCGGTTCGCCGTCCCGCTCGACCACTCCAGTCCCGACCGCGGGGACACCATCACCGTCTTCGCGCGCGAGGTCGTCGCCG CTGGGAAAGAAGACGTATCTCTGCCTTATTTGTTGTACCTCCAAGGAGGGCCTGGATTTGAGAGCCCCCGTCCCACGGAAGCAGGTGGGTGGTTAAAGAAAGCTTGTGAAGACCACCGTGTTGTGCTGCTAGATCAG CGGGGAACAGGATTGTCCACACCGTTGACTCCATCATCTCTTTCGCAAATTACATCTCCTGCAAAGCAGGTGGAGTACCTGAAGCATTTCAGGGCGGATAATATAGTTAAGGATGCAGAAATTATTCGTCTACGTCTTGTACCAGATGCTAAACCTTGGACAGTCCTAGGACAG AGTTATGGTGGGTTTTGTGCCGTTACATATTTGAGTTTTGCTCCAGAAGGCCTGAAATCTGTTCTTTTGACTGGAGGGCTTCCACCACTGGGCGAGCCTTGCACTGCAGATACGGTGTACAGAGCCTGCTTTAAACAGGTTCAACAACAAAACGAGAAGTACTATAAGAGGTATCCCCAAGATATAGAAGTCGTTCATGAGGTTGTAAGATACTTAAGTGAATCTGAAGGGGGAGGG GTTCTTCTTCCATCTGGTGGCCGATTAACCCCTAAGATGCTGCAGTGTCTTGGATTGTCAGGTCTGGGTTCTGGTAGTGGATTTGAAAGGCTGCATTATCT GCTTGAGAGGGTGTGGGATCCTGCACTTGTTGCTGGAGCTAAAAAGAGCATTAGCTATTACTTCTTAAAAGAG TTTGAAATGTGGTTAGGTTTTGATCAAAATCCTCTTTATGCCCTCCTGCATGAGTCTATCTACTGTGAG GGCTCTTCATCAAAATGGTCTGCTGAAAAGATTCATGGTGAATATGGAAGTTTGTTTGATCCTATTAAAGCTACAGAAGAAGGCCGTGCTGTGTATTTTACTGGAGAG ATGGTGTTTCCTTGCTTGTTTGATGAGATCCCTGCTCTACGAGACCTAAAAGAGGCTGCCCATTTGTTGGCTGAGAAGGAAGACTGGCCTCCCCTATATGATGTCAGCGTGTTGAACAATAATAAG GTTCCAGTCGCGGCTGCAGTATACTACGAGGACATGTACGTTAACTTCAACATCGCCAAGGAGACCGCCTCCCAGATAAGGGGGATCCGGCTCTGGGTGACCAACGAGTACATGCACTCGGGCATCCGCGACGGCGGCTCACATGTCTTCGAGCATCTCATGGGTCTTCTGAACGGCAAGAAGCCTTTGTTTTAG
- the LOC8070878 gene encoding E4 SUMO-protein ligase PIAL2 isoform X2 — protein MANELSGNFCTSTGQAASDSTVLEIISQIMPRYYPRLKFERLITSIEAKVGYDILMADFFIERNLSRDEKIRLIVVQKENLDASSCVSSPPHVSFLVNGRGVDRRTNVSMEPGPQFPTDITKMLKYGANIIQAVGYFNANYIIAVAFVNNLTSFSAPKLDDYAQPITVYPADSDVLEGPSRVSLNCPISIRRIKTPIKGRLCKHYQCFDYDNYMDMNSRKPNWRCPYCNTSSSFTDLRIDQKMMKILEETGDDVTDVLVFADGSWKAAPAQDEKSDRHRGDAIQQTGDSTETDSPSSDVIDLINGNDDGDMQMDWVSAPEDTKPLLNSQDLSVSDYLTDLPMAVQTGDLYRGDGNNGGSNMAFTSRQNLLLPPTSGLGSSSFGTLESILPQNVLRPVITDAVSPSLETSTSTSGMQHVSQETHCGTVQLQAQIGPVHGSELRRLPIPRNPRREPVGVQALAVPPQNPGSSTRLQPNILNCPPPIPLSSPSSSTYQTHQVTNPDSVIAPMNSGSGPLPRTAASLHLQSTAREIRNTSSHLPSRLVGLPAPHLMGARPPPGISGQAGGANAYRPIQQTPTLDQLRHTRMNMNQTALAAAAQTTSAAHVRPTQADIQSHLFPTQQSQAPRSQPVPRAASPSPLQRAPPHLQPPSVPPTVPSTPQVGSPHGLPPELPVDESWRPTGQMRGSLTGNAYSSAIRHYRGRSEQQQGQPRPPSTSGARRPQ, from the exons GTATTACCCTCGGTTGAAGTTTGAGCGCCTAATCACTTCTATTGAAGCAAAG GTTGGCTATGATATACTAATGGCTGACTTCTTTATTGAGAGGAACCTATCTCGAGATGAAAAGATT agactAATTGTCGTACAAAAGGAAAATTTAGATGCCTCGTCTTGTGTTTCAAGCCCACCACATGTGAG CTTTTTGGTCAATGGGAGGGGTGTGGACAGGAGGACTAATGTTTCAATG GAACCAGGACCCCAGTTCCCTACTGATATCACCAAAATGCTCAAATATGGGGCTAACATTATCCAAGCTGTTGGATATTTTAATG CTAATTATATCATAGCTGTAGCATTTGTGAACAATTTGACATCCTTCAGTGCTCCAAAACTGGATGACTATGCACAACCTATCACTGTTTATCCTGCAG ATTCTGATGTACTTGAGGGACCATCAAGAGTTTCCCTAAATTGCCCTATAAG TATTAGGCGCATAAAAACTCCTATCAAAGGGCGCCTTTGCAAGCACTATCAG TGTTTTGATTATGATAATTACATGGATATGAACTCGAGAAAGCCAAACTGGCGCTGTCCATACTGTAACACCTCTTCAAGCTTCACTGACCTACGTATTGACCAAAAGATGATGAAG ATACTAGAAGAGACTGGAGATGATGTCACTGATGTCCTTGTATTCGCTGATGGATCTTGGAAAGCTGCTCCAGCTCAGGATGAAAAATCTGATAGACATAGAGGTGATGCCATTCAGCAGACTGGAGATTCTACAGAAACTGATTCGCCTTCTTCAGATGTCATAGATCTGATAAATGGCAATGACGATGGTGATATGCAAATGGATTGGGTATCGGCTCCAGAAGATACTAAGCCTCTGTTGAATAGTCAAGATTTGTCTGTATCAGACTATCTTACAGATCTTCCTATGGCAGTCCAGACAGGAGATCTGTATCGAGGGGATGGAAATAATGGGGGAAGCAACATGGCTTTCACTTCTCGTCAAAATTTGTTACTACCACCTACTAGTGGGCTGGGCTCAAGTTCATTTGGTACCTTGGAATCTATTCTACCTCAAAATGTTCTGCGCCCTGTCATCACAGATGCTGTCTCTCCTTCTCTTGAAACCTCTACTTCAACATCTGGCATGCAACATGTTTCACAGGAAACACATTGTGGAACTGTACAGTTGCAGGCACAAATAGGTCCCGTACATGGATCTGAATTGAGAAGGCTTCCTATACCTAGAAATCCCAGGAGAGAGCCAGTAGGAGTCCAGGCATTGGCAGTTCCACCACAGAATCCTGGGTCATCAACAAGGTTGCAGCCAAATATCCTCAATTGTCCACCTCCTATCCCGCTATCTAGTCCATCTTCTTCCACTTACCAAACACATCAAGTGACGAATCCAGACAGTGTCATTGCTCCAATGAACAGTGGTAGTGGGCCATTACCAAGGACTGCTGCATCATTGCACCTACAGTCAACAGCACGG GAAATTCGCAACACATCAAGCCATCTACCCAGTCGACTTGTTGGTCTGCCTGCTCCACACCTCATGGGTGCACGACCACCACCAGGAATTTCAGGACAGGCTGGAGGAGCGAACGCCTACAGACCTATACAACAGACTCCGACTCTCGATCAACTGAGGCACACACGGATGAACATGAACCAAACGGCACTGGCTGCTGCAGCCCAAACCACCTCTGCGGCACATGTTCGACCAACCCAAGCAGACATCCAAAGCCATCTCTTTCCCACGCAGCAAAGCCAGGCACCGAGATCGCAACCAGTGCCACGGGCAGCAAGTCCTTCGCCTCTACAGCGGGCGCCACCACATCTGCAACCCCCCAGTGTACCACCCACTGTTCCAAGCACACCTCAGGTTGGATCTCCACATGGTCTTCCACCAGAGCTCCCTGTGGATGAGAGCTGGCGCCCCACAGGACAGATGAGAGGGAGTCTAACAGGCAATGCTTACAGTTCTGCGATTCGGCACTATCGGGGCCGGTCTGAGCAGCAGCAGGGCCAGCCTCGGCCTCCCAGCACTTCTGGCGCGCGAAGGCCTCAGTAG